Proteins encoded by one window of Rutidosis leptorrhynchoides isolate AG116_Rl617_1_P2 chromosome 7, CSIRO_AGI_Rlap_v1, whole genome shotgun sequence:
- the LOC139860384 gene encoding uncharacterized protein, translating into MSNNNQIYPATTISNIRNFIPIVLEMENGLYESWAELFKIHCRAFSVINHIIPETNASSISSSTSNATTSITPPNPDLWDRLDAIVLQWIYGTISKNLLRTVMKTNSIAQQAWDRLKDLFHDNRNSRHVYLLHKFNNTHLDDFSNVSDYCQEL; encoded by the coding sequence ATGTCAAACAACAATCAAATTTACCCAGCCACCACCATAAGCAATATCCGAAACTTTATTCCTATCGTCTTAGAGATGGAAAATGGGTTGTACGAATCTTGGGCAGAACTATTCAAGATTCATTGTCGAGCTTTCTCTGTCATTAACCACATCATACCCGAAACTAATGCTTCCTCTATCTCATCTTCTACATCCAATGCTACAACCTCAATCACACCACCGAATCCTGATCTATGGGATCGACTTGACGCTATTGTACTACAATGGATATATggaactatatctaaaaatctgcTACGCACGGTCATGAAAACAAACTCAATAGCCCAACAAGCTTGGGATCGATTGAAGGATCTGTTTCACGACAATCGCAACTCCCGCCACGTATACCTGttacacaaattcaacaacacacatcTTGATGATTTCTCCAATGTTTCTGACTACTGTCAAGAACTTTAA